A genomic window from Lotus japonicus ecotype B-129 chromosome 1, LjGifu_v1.2 includes:
- the LOC130716874 gene encoding auxin response factor 2B-like, which yields MASSEVAMKGNCPNHGDGGRSVTTEGQNGHSASTARDAEAALYRELWHACAGPLVTVPREGERVFYFPQGHIEQVEASTNQVADEHMPVYDLPSKILCRVINVQLKAEPDTDEVFAQVTLLPEPNQDENAVEKEPPPPPPPRFHVHSFCKTLTASDTSTHGGFSVLRRHADECLPPLDMSKQPPTQELAAKDLHGNEWRFRHIFRGQPRRHLLQSGWSVFVSSKRLVAGDAFIFLRGENGELRVGVRRAMRQQGNVPPSVISSHSMHLGVLATAWHAILTGTIFTVYYKPRTSPAEFIVPYDQYMESLKTNYTVGMRFKMRFEGEEAPEQRFTGTVVGIEDVDSKSWRDSRWRCLKVRWDETSNTPRPDRVSPWKIEPSLAPPALNPLSMPRPKRPRSIAVLSSPDSSVLTREASSKVSVDPLPANGFPRVLQGQEFSTLRGNIAESNESDTAEKSVAWPPAVDDEKMDVVSTSRRYGSESWMSMGRNEATYSDLLSGFGAGGDPSHASMGDQMTHVAYPARKPSVDHEGNLHVHHTWHVTPSGLSLNLLDNTKGSAHGDDTAYQARGSSRYTAFGEYPMLHGHKVEHSHGNLMPHPSSTQYQSPRSRELMSKPLSVKACEAVKPKDGDCKLFGISLISSPVAPEPSVSQRNGTTETADPMHIASRQHRTSEDQNSDHSKGSKLEDGQVVVYDPEKSFQTSHLHLKDVQSKSQSSARSCTKVHKKGIALGRSVDLTKYSGYEELVAELDQLFDFGGELMSTKKEWLIVYTDNEGDMMLVGDDPWQEFCSMVRKIYIYPKEEIQKMSPGTLSSKNEENLSASEGTDAKEVKAQLHQKLNSDNGPDN from the exons GTGGAGGCTTCAACGAATCAGGTGGCGGACGAGCATATGCCGGTTTACGATCTCCCATCTAAGATCCTATGCCGGGTCATCAACGTGCAGCTGAAG GCGGAGCCGGATACGGATGAGGTGTTTGCTCAGGTGACCTTACTTCCTGAGCCAAAT CAAGATGAGAATGCCGTGGAGAAGGAGCCtccgccaccgccgccgccacgaTTTCATGTGCATTCTTTCTGTAAAACCTTGACGGCCTCCGATACCAGCACCCATGGTGGGTTTTCCGTGCTGAGACGACATGCTGATGAGTGCCTTCCTCCACTG GACATGTCAAAGCAGCCACCAACCCAGGAATTGGCGGCTAAGGATTTGCATGGGAATGAATGGCGATTTAGACACATCTTTCGCG GTCAACCCCGTAGACACTTACTTCAGAGTGGTTGGAGTGTTTTTGTGAGCTCCAAAAGGCTTGTCGCTGGGGATGCATTTATTTTTCTAAG AGGTGAGAATGGGGAACTTCGTGTTGGTGTAAGGCGAGCAATGAGACAGCAGGGCAATGTTCCACCATCAGTTATCTCTAGCCACAGCATGCATCTTGGGGTCCTTGCAACTGCTTGGCATGCTATCTTGACGGGAACTATATTCACTGTTTATTACAAGCCCAG GACCAGTCCTGCTGAGTTCATTGTTCCATATGATCAATATATGGAGTCTCTCAAAACAAATTATACCGTAGGAATGCGGTTTAAAATGAGATTTGAAGGTGAAGAAGCTCCGGAGCAGAG GTTTACCGGTACCGTTGTTGGAATAGAAGATGTTGATTCCAAAAGTTGGAGAGATTCCAGATGGAGATGCCTCAAG GTGAGATGGGATGAAACGTCTAACACGCCTCGTCCTGACCGAGTTTCCCCATGGAAAATAGAGCCTTCTCTTGCTCCTCCTGCTCTGAATCCTCTTTCAATGCCCAGACCTAAAAGGCCTCGATCTATTGCTGTTCTTTCATCGCCAGATTCTTCTGTTCTTACTCGAGAAG CTTCGTCAAAAGTAAGTGTAGACCCTTTACCTGCAAATGGGTTTCCAAGGGTCTTGCAAGGTCAAGAATTCTCGACCTTGAGAGGCAATATTGCAGAAAGCAATGAGTCTGATACGGCTGAGAAGTCTGTTGCTTGGCCACCTGCAGTAGATGATGAAAAAATGGATGTTGTTTCTACTTCAAGGAGGTATGGATCAGAGAGCTGGATGTCAATGGGGAGGAACGAGGCTACGTATTCAGATCTTCTTTCAGGCTTTGGGGCTGGTGGAGATCCTTCTCATGCATCCATGGGTGATCAAATGACCCATGTAGCTTATCCTGCTAGAAAGCCTTCAGTGGATCATGAAGGCAATCTTCATGTGCATCATACGTGGCACGTAACACCTTCGGGTCTGTCACTGAACCTCTTGGACAATACAAAAGGTTCTGCACATGGTGATGATACAGCTTACCAAGCTCGAGGAAGTTCGAGGTACACTGCATTCGGTGAATACCCTATGCTCCATGGCCATaaagttgagcattcacatgGAAACTTGATGCCACACCCATCCTCAACTCAATATCAGAGTCCTCGTTCAAGAGAACTAATGTCGAAGCCATTGTCAGTGAAAGCTTGTGAGGCTGTTAAGCCAAAAGATGGTGACTGTAAGCTATTTGGCATTTCACTTATCAGTAGCCCTGTTGCACCAGAACCTTCTGTATCACAAAGAAATGGGACAACTGAGACAGCTGATCCAATGCATATTGCATCACGTCAacacagaacttctgaagatcAGAATTCAGATCACTCAAAGGGCTCAAAACTAGAAGATGGTCAAGTTGTCGTTTATGACCCTGAAAAGTCATTTCAAACTTCTCATCTGCATCTGAAAGATGTTCAATCCAAATCACAAAGTTCTGCCAGGAGTTGCACTAAA GTTCACAAGAAGGGGATTGCACTTGGTAGGTCAGTAGACCTTACGAAGTACAGCGGCTATGAAGAATTGGTTGCTGAATTGGATCAGCTGTTTGACTTTGGGGGTGAATTAATGTCAACAAAAAAGGAATGGCTCATTGTCTATACTGATAATGAGGGTGACATGATGCTTGTAGGCGATGATCCATGGCA GGAGTTCTGTTCAATGGTTCGGAAAATTTATATCTACCCGAAAGAGGAGATTCAGAAAATGAGTCCAGGTACCTTGAGTTCGAAAAATGAAGAGAATCTGTCAGCTAGCGAAGGCACGGATGCAAAAGAAGTTAAAGCTCAGCTGCATCAGAAACTAAATTCAGACAATGGCCCTGATAATTAG